The genomic window AGCTCAAAGTGCGGCTCTTGAAGGTTTTGATCTTATTGTGGTAGGAGCAGGTATGTATGGGGCTTATTGTGCAACCAAATTATTTAACTTCACAAAGAACCTACCTGGCTATCGTCCTCGGATCTTGGTACTTCAAGAAGGCCCCTTTTTAGTTCACGAACATTTCCAAAATCTGCCCAGAGGACTAGGTAGTTTATACGATATCCCCCTCGCGCCCCTACTTCCTGAAGGGCAATACAAGATTATTAACTCCGATGGTACGCCCGAAGGTCAAGGGGTGCAATTTGGGCGTGACTTTGCCGGAAAATTTCGTCCTCATCATCGCTGCGTTGGTGGAAAAGGACTATTTTGGGGTGGGTGGACACCCTCTTTAACTACCGCCGATTTAGATCAATGGCCCGCCGCCGTTTCAGCTTTTCTCAATAGTCCTGATGGTTACTCTTTTGTTAGTCAGGAAATTGGGGCAGATTACGATATCGATCGCGATGGCAAAGAAAAAGATTTTATCTATGGAACTTTGTACGAGTCTTTGTTAAAGCGTAGCCGTACAGTAGTCCCCTTTAGTTTAGCTAGTGAAAAATACTCTATAGATCGGGTGCTACAACCACCGATCGCCGTGAAAGTTGAAGCCGAATTATCGGGAATGTTTAGCCCAGATAAATATAGCAGTTTGCCGGGCTTAATTGAGGCTGTTCGTGAGGATATTGGTTTAGCCGCAGGAAGCGATCGCAATCGACGGCTTTTTGTTGTCCCCAATGTCAAGGTACTAAACTTTGTTACTCAAGATGCGGTAGTGCGAGGAGTACGAGTTGCCGTTAACGATCCCGTCGGACAAGGGGAAGTTGTGTGGAATAACCCTTTGCCTGTATCGGAGCAAGGGATGGTAGTTTTGGCGGCTAACTGCATCAATTCAACTCGTTTGGCTCGCAACTCCTTTCCACGTCCGGCAATTATCACCCCTGAGCGCATGGGAGCAAATCTCATGGTTCACATTCGCGGTAACTACCTCTGGCAAGTTCGCCGCACTATTCTTGAGGCTATCGATCCGACATTAGTTAATCAACTATTTGAGCAAGCAGCATTACAAGTTGAAGGAACAGCCGTTGACTTAGGTAATGGCACTACGGGGCGTTTTCACTTCCAATTTTACGCCGCCCCGAATGCTGGCGGTAATGCGGAAGAATATCTTTATCAAATGATGCCCGATCGCGATGACCTCATTGAAACGATTGAAAAACTTAGAGGAGTAACAGACGATCTTGAATGGGTTACTTTTGGTATCCGTACTTGTGGAGAAGATTTTGGCGATCGCAATGCGCCCGTAGAATTTGGTCTAAGTAGTTCTCGTAGCCCCAATACAAGTTGGATGGATACAAGTCCCTTAGCTCAAGATCAATATGGCATTCCTCAAGGTTTTGTGCAACTTGTGGAAACTCAACAAGCATTAAATCTTCGCCAAGCGCAACGGGCGGCAGCTTTTCAGTTTATTGCGCGTTTAGTAAATGTCTCTGTGGCAGAAGTTGGCAATAGTGACAGTAATCCAGACGATCCTAATCTTAAAGTTCGTTTAGTCTCGGCTGTTGAGGATGGGCTAGGGACAACTTACCACGAGTGCGGCACTCTCTGGATGGGCGACGATCCTGAAACATCTGTAACTGATGCTAATGGGCGTTTTCACCATGTTGCCAATGCTTACTGTGTCGATCAAGCTTTATTTACAACGGCGGGTTCAGCTAATCCAGTTCCTACAGGGTTGGGACTTGCCCGAAAAGTTGCCCGCAGTATTACAAAGCGTTATCAAGAAGAACTACCTTTTGCTGATGACGATGCTGGTTTTCTAAATTTATTTAATGGTAGCTTTGCCGGAATGTGGCGCACGGCTGGAACTGCAAATTTTCAAGCCATCACTTTACCAGGTCAACCGCCCATAATTGAGGCAGGACTTGCAGGAGTAGATAGCGGACTGGGAATACTATACTATACGCCCAAGCAGTTCAAGAATTTTGTCCTGCGCCTAGAATGGAAAGCATTTTCGATTGATGCCAATTCCGGCATTTTTCTTCGCATTCCTAACCCCGATGGAGTTGCTCTCGATAATAATTTTTATGCCGCCTGTACTGAAATCCAGATAGACGAAACTGGCAAAAATTTCTTAGCTAGCCGCTCTCCACAATCAGTATTTGGTGGATTTCTAGAAAAAACTGGGGCTATTTATCAACTAGCGCCAGCAACTCAGGGAATGAGTAAAGCTATTCGACCAAGATTTTCCGCCGAGGGAGCATGGAATGTCTACGAAATAACTGTACAAGATACAGCGATCGCCGTGGCTTTAAATGGTGTTGAAGTTTCTCGCACAAATATTGCTCCTCCTTTGCAAACTGAAGGATATTTAGCAATTCAATGTCACACCCAAATCGTTCAGTTCCGCAATATTCGCATCAAGGAGCTACCTTAAAACAAATCTTTTTATCATTCGTCAGCTATTGCGGCAATAGCTGACGAGTTGCTACAACTGCGATTGGAAAAACAACACTACGCGCCCTAATACTCGCTTCCAAAGCGATCGCTTACTCCAATCCTTTTTATTTATTTGCTTGCACCTTGAAAAGCCTGTAATAAATAGGTTTTCGATATGTTTTACTAATTCTGGCTGGGCGGTGGAAATATCAAGCTCATCATTATGGAAAAAGCTGCGGGGGTCAAAATTCGCGCTTCCGGTACTAATCCAACAATCATCAAGTAACAAGGCTTTGGCGTGCATCATACTGGGTTGATATTCATTTATTTCAATTCCAGCAGCTAATAAATCGCCGTAGAGTTCGCAGGAGGCGTAATAAACAAACTTTTTGTCACACTGAGAGCCATTAGTTAAGATGCGAACTTCTACCCCTTTTTTCTTGGCAATAATTAAAGAGGCTCTTAAATTGCCGTCGGGTAAAAAGTACGGGCTAGAAATCCAGATTCTTTTTTTAGCAGCGTGAATACTGGTTAAAAATAGAGCTTTTACCGATGAAGAACGATAAGAAGGGTCATCCCCCGCCGTTACCATCATTACCGGATCGTCTGTAGGTTGGGGATTAAAGGCTTTTATATTGAGATCCGCAGTCCCATGAACATACGTCCAATGCTGCATAAACATACCTTGCAAGGCGGCGACAATTTCCCCGGTAAAACTCATCTCAAAATCGTACCAAGCCCCAGTGTCTTTAATATTGTCTACTCCATCCCAAAAATCTGAAATCCCAGCGCCGCCAATCAAAGCTTTTTTGCCGTCAATTACTAATAGTTTCCAGTGAGTGCGGGCAAAATAATCAATCGGTGCTTTCCAATTAAATTTATTGAAAAACCGGATATCTACCCCGCAAGCTTTTAATCTCTTCCAATAACGTTTTGAGAGCTTCTTTGAGCCGTGATGGTCGATAATCATCAATACTTCGATTCCAGCAGAAGCGCGATCGCATATAGCGTCTGCAAACTCTGTCGCCCGCCTTCCTGGAGTCATGAAAAATGTTTCAAAATGAATGCTGTGTTGGGCTTCCTTAATCGCTGCAATCCTAGCGGCGTAAATATTTTCAGCTTCAACCCAATGCTCGGTACATTTGCCTGTTGTAAATACAGAGTTTGACAACGTTGCCAAAGCTAGGGGAAAACGGGGATCGTCGGGATTGGGAACATTAATTAATTTGTATTCAATGCGATCGCGAAAGGTTCCCCGAAAGTATAAAACAAATACTATTACAGCAATAGCGGCGAGAATAACCCCGCCGCTCCACCACAGCACCATGAAAATATTTAGCATAGCTACACCTCTATATTTTAGGATAGAGGCGATCGGCAACTTTATCAGTCTGCTTTATAGCTAGGTTTAAATATCCGAACCAGCTTTTGCTTCTGCACCCATTGGTCCGACATAATCACGGAACAAAGTTATTTGTTGCTGAAATTCCATGCCTTTAATTTTGCCAAATAATTCTTCAGCTTGAGCGGAAATTTTGTAATTTGAAGGCATAGGAATGATTTCGCCGCTATCCATTCCTTGAGATAAACGATACCAAAATA from Synechocystis sp. PCC 7509 includes these protein-coding regions:
- a CDS encoding family 16 glycoside hydrolase, with protein sequence MPLKKLVTSNNPNQDNSAIGDIQENTFSRDALSRFVFNTLEEAQSAALEGFDLIVVGAGMYGAYCATKLFNFTKNLPGYRPRILVLQEGPFLVHEHFQNLPRGLGSLYDIPLAPLLPEGQYKIINSDGTPEGQGVQFGRDFAGKFRPHHRCVGGKGLFWGGWTPSLTTADLDQWPAAVSAFLNSPDGYSFVSQEIGADYDIDRDGKEKDFIYGTLYESLLKRSRTVVPFSLASEKYSIDRVLQPPIAVKVEAELSGMFSPDKYSSLPGLIEAVREDIGLAAGSDRNRRLFVVPNVKVLNFVTQDAVVRGVRVAVNDPVGQGEVVWNNPLPVSEQGMVVLAANCINSTRLARNSFPRPAIITPERMGANLMVHIRGNYLWQVRRTILEAIDPTLVNQLFEQAALQVEGTAVDLGNGTTGRFHFQFYAAPNAGGNAEEYLYQMMPDRDDLIETIEKLRGVTDDLEWVTFGIRTCGEDFGDRNAPVEFGLSSSRSPNTSWMDTSPLAQDQYGIPQGFVQLVETQQALNLRQAQRAAAFQFIARLVNVSVAEVGNSDSNPDDPNLKVRLVSAVEDGLGTTYHECGTLWMGDDPETSVTDANGRFHHVANAYCVDQALFTTAGSANPVPTGLGLARKVARSITKRYQEELPFADDDAGFLNLFNGSFAGMWRTAGTANFQAITLPGQPPIIEAGLAGVDSGLGILYYTPKQFKNFVLRLEWKAFSIDANSGIFLRIPNPDGVALDNNFYAACTEIQIDETGKNFLASRSPQSVFGGFLEKTGAIYQLAPATQGMSKAIRPRFSAEGAWNVYEITVQDTAIAVALNGVEVSRTNIAPPLQTEGYLAIQCHTQIVQFRNIRIKELP
- a CDS encoding phospholipase D-like domain-containing protein, which codes for MLNIFMVLWWSGGVILAAIAVIVFVLYFRGTFRDRIEYKLINVPNPDDPRFPLALATLSNSVFTTGKCTEHWVEAENIYAARIAAIKEAQHSIHFETFFMTPGRRATEFADAICDRASAGIEVLMIIDHHGSKKLSKRYWKRLKACGVDIRFFNKFNWKAPIDYFARTHWKLLVIDGKKALIGGAGISDFWDGVDNIKDTGAWYDFEMSFTGEIVAALQGMFMQHWTYVHGTADLNIKAFNPQPTDDPVMMVTAGDDPSYRSSSVKALFLTSIHAAKKRIWISSPYFLPDGNLRASLIIAKKKGVEVRILTNGSQCDKKFVYYASCELYGDLLAAGIEINEYQPSMMHAKALLLDDCWISTGSANFDPRSFFHNDELDISTAQPELVKHIENLFITGFSRCKQINKKDWSKRSLWKRVLGRVVLFFQSQL